The following is a genomic window from candidate division KSB1 bacterium.
AAAAGGAAATTACAAAGTTTTTTTCACCGACATCAACCACCAAAATGGCTTCATTAGCCACCCAATCGTGTATGAGGCGCCTCTCTTGAGTCTCTTTTATAAGATAGACCTTGCTTTGAAAATTATCCGGTCCGGTACCTAACAAAATTCCATGAACTCTTTGCTTAGGCGGTAGCCGATCGTCAATTCCCTTCTGCCGGAAAAGCGGCGGCGAATTCAGACTATCATAGCCAAGATAGGCAGAGCCGGGAATACCATATGGGCGATCGTAACCCGTATTGGTTGATAAAATCAAAGTACTGGGAAACAATTTTTTCCACGTGCCCCACGATGTTTCAATCGCGGGGAGTAGTCTTAGTTTGGTGTTTTTTGCTGCGCCTTGATCGCATTGTAAGCGCAATTGCGGCCAGTGGCTGTCGGTTGCCCGGTCAAACATGATGAGGTTGTTGCGATAAAGTAATCCGGACACTCCAAATTTTCCTAAATGGGTGCCGTCAAAGACGACGGCTGTGCCTGTCAGGGGACAGTAACTTATAGTCAAGGCTATACCTTGCAAGTCTTCGTTGACGACTTCATGCCAATCCAATATAGGATGGGGATAGGCTCTCGGCTTTCCTCCTGCCACGATGCCCACGACCAGATCATCATCGGGTAATCTTGTCTGGTCAGCCGGAATCATTTCCGGATTAAATAGAGATGGAATTCCATCTTTGGGTAAGCCGCTTGAAATGATCTCATTTTCAGGAATATTCCACTGCGTGATGTTCCTGGAAGAAATGGGGCTCGATGAAAAATCCTCTCCCGATCCACCACACCCATAAAGAATCAGCCATACTACCAAACAGATAGCCGTTAATATATGTTTCTTTAACATCGTGATGAATATTCAGGTTAATTATTTATTCAAAGGTTGTCTATGTCGAGTAACGGATTTTGCCTCCAGCATATTCCCGCTAAACATAACCAAAAGAAAGCTATTGAAAGTACTCCGGCCTGATGAAAATTGGTTGTAACGGAATGTTAAAATGATGTAAAGAATTCGTTGACAATGTTATTTGATTTTTTATATTCTCGTTTATCTCCTAGCGCGGTAAGCCGCAAATTTGAAAATTATTCGGGTTTTTGCCTGTTTCAGAAGCACGGTGCAATCATCAGCAGTCATTACGCCTTTCCCGAGCGAAGTCGCGGGGATGCCTGTCATTTAAAGAGATTACTTTTGCTGCTCTCAATAAGACGCCGAAGGCCAATGACCTAATGATGACTTAATGACGTTATTGTCATTCGCTTCGCGTCATTGGGCTAGTTTTTGGCGCAGAAATGCAAGACTTCAGTGGTAATATCATAAATATCGGTTGCCAAAATGGTTCTGGCTTTAGGTCAGAATCGGGAACGGTGGCGCTGCAGTCCGACGGTACCGCTACTTAGGAAAATTCCATGAGTTCCGAACTCATTTCATAAATAGAAGGAGAAAAGTCATGCGCATTCTCACGCTTATTTTTGTGATATTGCTCTTCCTCGGTTCCTGCTCCTCTGCGAGCCGAAAAACCCAAGAATATGACACGGGCAAAACCAAGGTAAGGGTGGAGAACCGGAACGCAATACCTATGACGATCTACGTTCTGAAACGCTCCCAACGGATAAGAATCGGTCGGGTTGCGGCCCATGAAACAGGTGTTTTTTCCATTCCGGATGATATTGTGGGTAGTACTGCTTTCGTTCGGTTAATAGCTGATCCGGTTGGAAGTAATCGAAGCCCCATAAGTGAGGAGTTTACAGTATCACCCGGGGATGTGATTGAGATGGTGATAAGAGCATTTTGACTCTATTTATATTTCGACATCGGGCTTCTTACATCAATTATAGGAGAAAGAATGAGTAGCGATAATCCCAAAATAGTATTAATCGGCGCAGGCAGCGCTCAATTTGGCTACAGCACTGTGGGTGATATTGCCCAAAGCGAGACGCTAAGGAATAGGAACGCCGATATTGTCCTGCACGATATAAATAAAGAGACCCTGGATAAAGTTGCAAAAAATGTACTGGACTTCATAACCCGTGAAGACTTACCCTTCACGCTTTCGGCAACCACTTCGCGGAAAGAAGCGTTAGAAGGAGCCGACTTCTGCATCATCTCCATTGAGGTGGGAAATCGTTTTGAATTGTGGGAACAGGATTGGCGAATTCCATTGCAGTATGGGTTCCGCCAGGTTTTTGGTGAAAATGGTGGACCTGGTGGTTTTTTTCATGCGCTTCGGATTATTCCTCCCATCCTGGAGATATGTGAGGATATCTCCA
Proteins encoded in this region:
- a CDS encoding DUF3179 domain-containing protein; protein product: MLKKHILTAICLVVWLILYGCGGSGEDFSSSPISSRNITQWNIPENEIISSGLPKDGIPSLFNPEMIPADQTRLPDDDLVVGIVAGGKPRAYPHPILDWHEVVNEDLQGIALTISYCPLTGTAVVFDGTHLGKFGVSGLLYRNNLIMFDRATDSHWPQLRLQCDQGAAKNTKLRLLPAIETSWGTWKKLFPSTLILSTNTGYDRPYGIPGSAYLGYDSLNSPPLFRQKGIDDRLPPKQRVHGILLGTGPDNFQSKVYLIKETQERRLIHDWVANEAILVVDVGEKNFVISFLRTVDGQTLTFELTGNANIFPFTFKDKETGSTWNVLGVATDGPLAGKKLKRPLSFNAYWFAWGAFYEGADIYDN